The Lycium barbarum isolate Lr01 chromosome 12, ASM1917538v2, whole genome shotgun sequence genome includes a region encoding these proteins:
- the LOC132621678 gene encoding 26S proteasome non-ATPase regulatory subunit 4 homolog — protein sequence MVLEATMICIDNSEWMRNGDYSPSRFGALAEAVNLICGAKTQSNPENTVGLLTMAGKGVRVLVTPTSDLAKILACMHGLEIGGEMNLAAGIQVAQLALKHRQNKKQQQRIIVFAGSPVKYDKKVLEMIGRKLKKNSVALDVVNFGEDDEGKAEKLEALVAAVNNNESSHIIHVPPGPNALSDVLISTPIFTGDGEGGGSGFAAAAAAAAAGGVSGYEFGVDPNLDPELALALRVSMEEERARQEAAAKKAAEEAGKQEKGESQSTSQDVAMAENANAGTPEPENKAPDLMEDENALLQQALAMSMDDSSSNVATRDTDMSEAASEDQDLALALQLSVQESANDQSNQTDMSKLLADQSFVSSILASLPGVDPNDPSVKDLLASMQGQSSEKKDEDNDKEQKDDKK from the exons ATGGTGCTCGAG GCAACAATGATCTGCATCGACAATTCGGAATGGATGCGAAACGGTGATTACTCTCCCAGTAGGTTTGGAGCTCTAGCAGAGGCTGTTAATCTAATCTGCGGGGCCAAAacccag TCTAATCCCGAGAATACAGTTGGACTTTTGACCATGGCTGGTAAAGGGGTTCGAGTGTTAGTTACCCCGACTAGCGATCTTGCAAAAATCTTAGCTTGTATGCACG GATTAGAGATAGGCGGTGAGATGAATTTGGCTGCTGGAATCCAGGTAGCCCAGTTAGCTTTGAAGCATAGGCAAAACAAGAAGCAACAACAAAGGATCATTGTTTTTGCTGGCAG CCCTGTTAAATACGACAAGAAGGTCTTGGAGATGATTGGGAGAAAGTTGAAGAAGAATAGTGTTGCTCTTGATGTCGTTAATTTTGGGGAAGATGATGAAGGGAAAGCTGAGAAGTTAGAGGCACTAGTTGCTGCGGTTAATAACAACGAGAGTAGTCACATTATTCATGTTCCTCCTGGTCCTAATGCTCTCTCCGATGTGCTTATAAG TACTCCTATTTTCACTGGTGATGGTGAGGGTGGTGGAAGTGGATTTGCTGCTGCAGCTGCAGCGGCTGCCGCTGGTGGAGTATCTGGATATGAATTTGGTGTAGATCCTAATTTGGATCCTGAACTTGCTCTTGCACTCCGAGTGTCAATGGAGGAGGAAAGGGCGAGGCAAGAAGCAGCTGCAAAGAAGGCTGCAGAAGAAGCTGGTAAACAAGAGAAAGGAGAAAGTCAGTCTACTTCCCAGGATGTTGCTATGGCTGAAAATGCCAATGCAGGAACCCCTGAACCCGAAAACAAAGCACCTGATCTAATG GAAGATGAGAATGCCTTGTTACAGCAAGCCCTTGCAATGTCGATGGATGATTCTTCCTCTAATGTTGCTACACGAGACACTGATATGTCAGAAGCAGCTTCTGAAGATCAAGACTTGGCGCTTG CTCTTCAATTGTCTGTGCAGGAGAGTGCCAATGATCAGTCAAATCAGACAGATATGAGTAAGCTGTTGGCAGATCAATCATTTGTGTCATCAATCCTCGCCTCA CTTCCAGGTGTTGATCCAAACGATCCTTCCGTTAAAGATTTGCTTGCTTCCATGCAAGGCCAGTCGTCTGAG AAGAAGGACGAGGACAATGATAAGGAACAGAAAGATGACAAGAAGTAA
- the LOC132623521 gene encoding MLO-like protein 4 — translation MGNLEGASFSETPTWAVATVVTVLVSIGFLIHGSLKKFGNWLHRTKRKPLYAALEKIKEELMVFGLLSLLMGHWIIYIAKICVKSSAVSSHFYQCLPPRNKRESAIVKFVLSGSLYSNFSTSRMLLSSGNEDFCPEGLQSFASKESLEQLHRFLLVLGVSHVSYSFFAIALAMIKIYSWRTWENTAKSMALQRLEGSEEAVPNNTRMGRLSTFTFHHTAHPWSQHRALVWLLCFSRQLWSSINEADYMALRLGFITTHQLPLTYDFHKYMLRSMEEEFRDIVGISVPLWIFVILCVFLSFHGTNIYFWISFFPAILILLVGTKLHHVVVKLAVEIMDSSPLEGFHQFNLRDELFWFGKPRFLLRIIQFISFQNAFEMATYIWSLWEIKGSSCFTENHTFLVIRLSFGVISQFWCSFVTFPLYVIVAQMGSRYKKTIVSENVRKSLHGWRYKVKTKLEGSVISPETLLATTSLDSVEEGEADQIHSIDTISTEVFDESAILSDQQVPLEQRYTNEISECDELHIPLSPRN, via the exons ATGGGGAATTTGGAAGGAGCATCGTTTTCTGAAACACCCACATGGGCAGTAGCGACGGTAGTTACTGTTTTGGTGAGCATTGGTTTCTTGATCCATGGCAGTTTGAAGAAGTTTGGAAAT TGGTTGCATAGGACTAAGAGGAAACCTCTTTATGCTGCGCTAGAGAAAATCAAAGAAG AGCTTATGGTTTTTGGACTGCTATCACTGTTGATGGGTCATTGGATCATTTATATTGCAAAGATTTGTGTTAAATCGTCAGCCGTGAGCAGCCACTTTTATCAATGTTTGCCGCCAAGAAACAAGAGGGAGTCAGCAATTGTGAAATTTGTTTTATCAGGTTCTTTGTACTCGAATTTCTCAACTTCAAGGATGCTGTTAAGCAGCGGAAATGAAGATTTTTGTCCTGAG GGCCTCCAATCGTTTGCTTCAAAGGAGAGCCTAGAGCAGCTGCATCGTTTTTTGCTTGTCCTTGGTGTTAGCCATGTATCTTATAGCTTTTTCGCGATTGCCCTAGCAATGATCAAG ATATATAGCTGGAGAACATGGGAAAACACTGCCAAGTCAATGGCTCTTCAAAGACTGGAAG GTTCTGAAGAAGCTGTTCCAAACAACACTAGAATGGGGCGTCTATCAACTTTTACGTTTCACCACACCGCTCACCCATGGAGCCAGCATAGAGCTCTTGTTTGGCTG CTTTGTTTCAGCCGCCAGTTATGGAGTTCTATAAATGAAGCTGACTACATGGCTTTGCGCTTGGGTTTTATTACT ACTCATCAGCTGCCTTTGACTTATGATTTCCATAAGTATATGCTTCGAAGCATGGAGGAAGAATTTCGTGATATTGTTGGCATTAG TGTTCCGCTATGGATTTTCGTCATACTTTGTGTATTTCTAAGCTTTCATG GCACAAATATCTACTTTTGGATCTCCTTCTTTCCAGCTATT TTAATCCTTCTGGTTGGTACCAAGCTTCATCATGTGGTGGTCAAGCTGGCAGTTGAAATCATGGACAGTAGTCCATTGGAAGGATTTCATCAGTTTAACCTCAGAGATGAGCTCTTCTGGTTTGGGAAGCCTAGGTTTCTGCTGCGGATAATACAATTTATATCATTCCAG AATGCATTTGAGATGGCAACATACATATGGTCACTG TGGGAAATTAAGGGATCTTCATGTTTCACAGAAAACCACACATTTCTCGTGATTCGCTTGTCATTTGG AGTTATTTCTCAATTCTGGTGTAGCTTTGTCACATTTCCACTCTATGTTATCGTTGCTCAG ATGGGTTCGAGATACAAGAAGACCATTGTTTCAGAGAACGTTAGAAAGTCGCTACATGGATGGCGATACAAGGTGAAAACCAAGCTAGAAGGTTCAGTTATTTCTCCAGAAACATTGTTAGCAACCACATCATTAGACTCCGTGGAGGAGGGTGAGGCAGATCAAATTCATAGCATTGATACGATCAGCACAGAGGTGTTTGATGAGAGTGCCATTTTGTCGGACCAACAAGTCCCTCTTGAACAACGTTACACGAATGAAATCTCAGAGTGTGATGAGTTACATATTCCACTTTCTCCTCGAAATTAA